A window from Ignavibacteriota bacterium encodes these proteins:
- a CDS encoding M28 family peptidase — MKTQIKINSFLIFFISAQLIFSQKEIVNTNSYTYVKSNLEFLASDELEGREFGSRGEKLASLFISEELEKYGVKPFGDNGTYFQNFNIVVESFEEGANLAFQFEDSSKIIYENGTDIIFFSRSLPSEKSANKIFNIVFVGYGIESEEDNYNSYKDVDVNGKVILYLVGTPKKDGKEILSESSVRKFKRSNAKSKIAKEKGAVAMISIADDELLSYWEFIRQMGKSKNFFLEQEIISEDQKDIPSLVLNENAAKSILVNEKYNFEFLKNNLENPITFELNAKVKLNYKVSSETKIARNVIGIIEGNNPKLQNEFVAIGAHYDHEGIKGNQVYNGADDNGSGTVTILETARKLAQSKNNERPVLIIFHTGEEKGLKGAEYLTSHNNFIDKIISYINIDMVGRESEDSIYCIGASKLSKELGNLVEEANENSSKFYLNYKFDDPNDPNRFYYRSDHIHYAEKGIPIAFFYDYMNEDYHKPTDDVEKINFVKIVKMVNLLENLTNRISNLDHKFKID, encoded by the coding sequence TTGAAAACACAAATTAAAATAAATTCATTTCTAATATTTTTTATATCTGCACAGTTAATTTTTTCGCAGAAAGAAATTGTAAATACAAATTCTTACACTTACGTAAAATCAAATTTAGAATTTCTTGCTTCTGATGAATTAGAAGGAAGAGAATTCGGTTCACGAGGAGAAAAATTAGCATCGTTATTTATTTCTGAAGAATTGGAAAAATATGGCGTTAAACCTTTTGGAGATAACGGAACCTATTTTCAAAATTTCAATATTGTTGTTGAAAGTTTTGAAGAAGGTGCAAATCTTGCTTTTCAATTTGAAGACAGTTCAAAAATAATTTATGAAAACGGAACAGATATTATATTTTTTTCAAGATCACTTCCTTCGGAAAAAAGTGCTAATAAAATTTTTAATATAGTTTTTGTCGGTTATGGAATTGAATCTGAAGAAGATAATTATAATAGTTATAAAGATGTTGATGTTAACGGAAAAGTAATTTTGTATTTGGTTGGAACACCTAAAAAAGATGGAAAAGAAATTTTAAGTGAAAGTTCAGTTAGAAAATTTAAAAGATCAAATGCAAAAAGTAAAATTGCAAAAGAAAAAGGCGCGGTTGCAATGATTAGTATTGCCGATGATGAATTGTTGAGCTATTGGGAATTTATTCGACAAATGGGAAAATCGAAAAATTTTTTTCTTGAGCAAGAAATAATTTCGGAAGATCAAAAAGATATTCCATCACTTGTGTTAAATGAAAATGCTGCAAAATCAATATTGGTAAATGAAAAATATAATTTTGAATTCTTAAAAAATAATCTTGAAAACCCAATTACTTTTGAGCTCAATGCAAAAGTTAAACTAAACTATAAAGTTTCCAGTGAGACAAAAATTGCGAGAAATGTAATCGGAATAATTGAAGGCAATAATCCCAAATTACAAAATGAGTTTGTTGCAATTGGCGCGCATTATGATCATGAAGGAATTAAGGGAAATCAAGTTTATAACGGAGCTGATGATAATGGTTCTGGCACAGTAACAATTTTGGAAACTGCAAGAAAATTAGCTCAATCGAAAAATAATGAAAGACCGGTGTTAATAATTTTTCATACTGGAGAAGAAAAAGGATTAAAAGGTGCTGAGTATTTAACAAGTCATAATAATTTTATTGATAAAATTATTTCTTACATAAATATTGATATGGTTGGAAGAGAAAGTGAAGATTCCATTTACTGCATTGGTGCAAGTAAACTTAGCAAAGAATTAGGAAATTTAGTTGAAGAAGCAAATGAAAATTCATCGAAGTTTTATCTAAATTACAAATTTGATGATCCGAATGATCCGAATAGATTTTATTATAGAAGCGATCATATTCATTATGCAGAAAAAGGAATTCCAATTGCATTCTTTTATGATTATATGAATGAAGATTATCATAAACCGACTGATGATGTTGAAAAAATAAATTTTGTTAAAATTGTTAAAATGGTAAATCTGTTGGAAAATTTAACAAACAGAATTTCTAATCTTGATCACAAATTTAAAATTGATTGA
- a CDS encoding DUF2461 domain-containing protein, producing MNFFNKEFIEFMSELEKNNNREWFTSNKPRYEKFVKIPFENFIQHMIYKFQEIDENLNITPEEAIFRIYRDIRFSKDKTPYKNQVSAIIANGGRKNFRDPGVYIEIKANELNFYSGIYEMTKEQIYSTRSYIVSHLNEFNKLLNEKDFKKYFKTIQGEQNKVLPAEFKEAAKVQPLIANKQFYYFHKLPQNKILSKNLADDLVKLSLIVQPMNDFLKKAVK from the coding sequence ATGAACTTTTTTAATAAAGAATTTATAGAATTTATGAGCGAGTTGGAAAAAAATAACAATCGTGAATGGTTCACGTCTAATAAACCACGATATGAAAAATTTGTAAAAATTCCGTTTGAAAATTTTATTCAGCACATGATTTATAAATTTCAAGAAATTGATGAAAATTTAAATATAACTCCGGAAGAAGCAATTTTTAGAATTTACCGCGATATAAGATTCAGCAAAGATAAAACTCCTTACAAAAACCAAGTTTCTGCAATTATTGCAAACGGCGGAAGAAAAAATTTTAGAGATCCAGGTGTTTATATTGAGATAAAAGCAAATGAATTAAATTTTTACAGCGGCATTTATGAAATGACCAAAGAGCAAATTTACAGTACAAGAAGTTATATTGTATCGCATCTAAATGAATTTAATAAACTTTTGAATGAAAAAGATTTTAAAAAATATTTTAAAACCATACAAGGTGAACAAAATAAAGTGCTTCCAGCAGAATTTAAAGAAGCTGCAAAAGTTCAACCGTTAATTGCAAATAAACAATTTTATTATTTTCACAAACTTCCGCAGAACAAAATCTTAAGCAAAAATTTAGCAGATGATTTGGTAAAACTTTCATTAATCGTTCAGCCAATGAATGATTTTTTGAAAAAGGCGGTTAAATAA
- a CDS encoding PAS domain S-box protein encodes MLLKKIDKNELIPISVSKAEKENELPPFSTSFNINELNKLIVENSHDGIIVIDEKFKVEYANNQIFELTGLPIDSILNQDFSKFFNTAKLSTFLNEFIYDAKDKLLDSAIEVPIFTKNDQEKILEIRKTKIINSDGKIKILLNFKDITQSKRFAEEIKQSEEKFRSIVENSHLGIVIIDMDYKFEYVNDQFCKILHSTKDKLIGTDFRKILSKDSVELVSERYKKRQMGIDVPSEYEIKLLRNDGEERNVKLSSSIVNFSGKIKTIAQLLDISEIIKKEKLQTAILNISQAVNEVYNLKEFLKKVREELASILDTTNFYVALYDKNSDAYHFPYFVDEFDNYDELTQLELKDSLTDYVRRKKKAVLVNSKMQTILENEGEIKGVVGSNCPVWLGVPLIVDNLAVGVIVVQNYYNENAYNETDLELLKIISENVSSAIWKKQIVDKLTESELRYRDFISRSSEGIYRIDFDPPINISLSENEQVEQILKCGNIGECNDSFAKMYDQNTYKDIVGKNLNVFYGNKITEQIINYYLDFIKSDYKTIDSETIKISASDEQLSHLNNSIGIIKDGFLLNIWGIQKDITESKKLQNALKQIAEGISTSIGETFFRSLVSFLGETLKVDFAFIAKISEDFKTADSLASWQKNKLVDNFSYKLENSPSKYVLERNVTTLITDVQKDFPNDEFLKSLNIKSYMGRPLVDTKNKIIGIIVILQQGEIRNVEFTKSVLEIFALRGSQEIERQKYVKEIVESKEQAERSNKLKSDFLAQMSHEIRTPVNTILSFASLVRDSLENQLDEDLKDSFKIIENGGRRLIRTIDLILNVSQIQSGSLILNPTKLNLVTILEDLVAEFKQSALKKNLDLTLEKNHANLNLFVDQYSLTQIFANLIHNAIKYTNSGFVRIVAIKNEQKEIFVEVIDSGVGMSEKYLNELFDPFSQEETGYTRKFEGTGLGLTLVRKYCELNNAEISVKSIKNEGSTFTVKFKK; translated from the coding sequence ATGTTACTTAAAAAAATAGATAAAAATGAATTAATACCAATTTCTGTGAGCAAAGCAGAGAAAGAAAATGAACTTCCTCCGTTTTCCACATCATTTAATATAAATGAACTTAACAAGCTTATTGTTGAAAATTCCCATGACGGAATAATTGTTATTGATGAAAAATTTAAGGTTGAATATGCCAATAACCAAATTTTTGAACTTACCGGTTTACCAATAGATTCAATTTTAAATCAAGATTTTAGCAAATTTTTTAATACTGCAAAATTATCTACATTTTTAAATGAATTCATTTACGATGCAAAAGATAAACTTCTCGATTCTGCAATTGAAGTTCCAATTTTCACCAAAAATGATCAAGAGAAAATTTTAGAGATAAGAAAAACAAAAATTATTAATTCTGATGGAAAAATTAAAATATTACTGAATTTTAAGGATATAACACAAAGTAAACGATTTGCCGAAGAGATTAAACAATCAGAAGAAAAATTTAGATCAATAGTAGAAAATTCTCATTTGGGAATTGTAATTATTGATATGGATTATAAATTCGAATATGTAAATGATCAATTTTGTAAAATTCTTCATTCAACAAAAGATAAATTAATCGGAACAGATTTTAGAAAAATATTATCAAAAGATTCGGTTGAATTGGTTTCCGAAAGATATAAAAAAAGACAGATGGGAATTGATGTTCCTTCCGAGTATGAAATAAAATTACTAAGAAATGATGGTGAAGAACGAAATGTAAAATTAAGTTCATCGATTGTAAATTTTTCTGGTAAAATTAAAACCATTGCTCAACTTTTAGATATTTCTGAAATAATTAAAAAAGAAAAACTTCAGACAGCAATTTTAAATATTTCGCAAGCCGTAAATGAAGTTTATAATCTAAAAGAATTTTTAAAAAAGGTTAGAGAAGAACTTGCCTCTATTCTTGATACTACAAATTTCTACGTTGCATTATATGATAAAAATTCCGACGCTTATCATTTTCCGTATTTTGTTGATGAATTTGATAATTATGATGAACTTACTCAACTTGAGTTAAAAGACAGTTTAACAGATTACGTTAGAAGAAAAAAGAAAGCAGTTCTTGTAAATAGTAAAATGCAAACCATTTTGGAAAACGAAGGTGAAATAAAAGGTGTGGTTGGCAGTAATTGTCCCGTTTGGCTTGGCGTTCCGTTAATTGTAGATAATCTTGCAGTTGGTGTAATTGTGGTTCAAAATTATTACAATGAAAATGCATATAATGAAACTGATTTAGAATTACTTAAAATAATTTCTGAAAATGTAAGTTCTGCAATTTGGAAAAAACAAATTGTTGATAAATTAACTGAAAGCGAATTACGTTACCGCGATTTTATTTCAAGAAGTTCTGAAGGAATTTACAGAATTGATTTTGATCCGCCAATTAATATAAGTTTATCTGAAAATGAACAAGTTGAACAAATCTTAAAATGCGGAAATATTGGCGAGTGCAATGATTCGTTTGCAAAAATGTATGACCAAAATACTTATAAAGATATTGTTGGAAAAAATCTCAATGTGTTTTACGGCAATAAAATTACAGAACAAATAATTAATTATTATTTGGATTTTATTAAATCTGATTACAAAACAATAGATAGTGAAACTATAAAAATTTCTGCAAGTGATGAACAGTTAAGTCATTTAAATAATTCAATAGGAATTATAAAAGATGGGTTTTTGTTAAATATCTGGGGAATTCAAAAAGATATAACAGAAAGCAAAAAATTACAAAATGCTCTTAAACAAATTGCGGAAGGAATTTCAACATCAATCGGTGAAACTTTCTTCAGATCTTTAGTTAGCTTTTTAGGTGAAACATTAAAAGTTGATTTTGCATTTATCGCTAAAATTTCGGAAGATTTTAAAACTGCAGATTCTCTAGCTTCTTGGCAAAAAAATAAACTTGTGGATAATTTTAGTTATAAGTTGGAAAATTCACCGAGTAAATATGTTTTAGAAAGAAATGTAACAACATTAATTACAGATGTTCAAAAAGATTTTCCTAATGATGAATTTTTAAAAAGTCTCAATATCAAAAGTTATATGGGAAGACCTTTAGTTGATACTAAAAATAAAATAATTGGAATAATAGTAATTCTTCAGCAAGGTGAAATTCGTAATGTAGAATTTACAAAATCGGTTCTAGAAATTTTTGCTTTGCGGGGTTCTCAAGAAATTGAAAGACAAAAATATGTAAAAGAAATTGTTGAATCTAAAGAACAAGCAGAAAGATCAAATAAATTAAAATCAGATTTTTTAGCGCAAATGTCTCATGAAATTAGAACTCCGGTAAATACAATTTTAAGTTTTGCATCTTTAGTTAGAGATAGTTTAGAAAATCAGTTGGATGAAGATCTTAAAGATTCATTTAAAATAATTGAAAATGGCGGAAGAAGATTAATCAGAACAATTGATTTAATATTAAACGTATCACAAATTCAATCCGGAAGTTTAATTTTAAATCCTACAAAATTAAATTTAGTAACAATTCTAGAAGATCTTGTTGCAGAATTTAAACAATCCGCATTAAAGAAAAACCTTGATCTTACTTTAGAAAAAAATCATGCTAACTTAAACCTTTTTGTTGATCAATATTCTTTAACACAAATTTTTGCAAACCTTATACATAATGCAATAAAATATACAAATAGCGGTTTTGTAAGAATTGTAGCAATCAAAAATGAACAAAAAGAAATTTTTGTTGAAGTTATAGATTCCGGTGTTGGAATGAGCGAGAAATATTTAAATGAATTATTCGATCCGTTTTCTCAAGAAGAAACCGGCTATACAAGAAAGTTTGAAGGAACCGGATTAGGATTAACATTAGTAAGAAAATATTGCGAGTTAAATAATGCAGAAATATCTGTAAAAAGTATAAAAAACGAAGGTTCTACTTTTACTGTAAAATTTAAAAAGTAA
- a CDS encoding NADP-dependent malic enzyme → MSVTKEEALKYHSEGRKGKIEVIASKPCFTARDLSLAYTPGVAEPCREIEKKPEDVYQYTAKGNLVAVVSNGTAVLGLGDIGPEAGKPVMEGKGVLFKRFADIDVFDIELKTKDPKEVIRAVQLLEPTFGGINLEDIKAPECFEIEEELKRTMNIPVFHDDQHGTAIISCAALINAAELANKKLEDLRLVVSGAGAAAVSCCKLYIRAGVKVENIAMFDSKGHIHKGRTDLNSQKMEFAQDVHFPTLEDGMKNADVFIGLSKANVVSKEMVKSMAPNPIVFAMANPDPEITYEDAVSVRTDIIMATGRSDYPNQVNNVLGFPFIFRGALDVRASAINEEMKMAATKALASLAKEKVPDAVIRAYGGTDFEFGKEYIIPKPFDARVLWKVAPAVAKAAMETDVARIKIEDWIKYEEQLKERLGYSTEIIRMMIHKAQKNPRKIVYAEGEEEKIIRAANSALNDNISIPILIGNKQIIEQKLDELGYNKNKFEIVDPNNFAKHDDYANEFYKLRQRKGVTLNEAKELMKLPNYLGSMLVLMGDAHALIGGLGHSYPTTIKPALETIGVKKGIKVVSGLYIVIINRKVYFLADTTVNVNPNAEQLAEIAISAADTAKQFDIQPVVAMLSFSNFGSTHYPESTKVRDAVKIVNELRPDIIIDGEMQADTAVVPEILENEFPFAKIKGGANVLIFPNLDSGNIAYKLLDRLTESIVIGPILMGMKKPVHVLQRDVTVDDIINLSAIAAVEAMNNK, encoded by the coding sequence ATGAGCGTAACAAAAGAAGAAGCACTTAAATATCATTCAGAAGGACGAAAAGGAAAAATTGAAGTTATTGCTTCTAAACCTTGCTTTACTGCAAGAGACTTGTCTTTAGCATACACACCGGGAGTTGCCGAGCCATGTAGAGAAATTGAGAAAAAACCCGAAGATGTTTATCAGTATACCGCAAAGGGAAATTTGGTTGCTGTTGTAAGTAATGGAACAGCGGTTTTGGGATTGGGTGATATTGGTCCGGAAGCCGGAAAACCGGTTATGGAAGGAAAAGGAGTTTTGTTTAAAAGATTTGCTGATATTGATGTTTTTGATATTGAGTTAAAAACAAAAGATCCTAAAGAAGTAATTAGAGCAGTTCAATTATTGGAACCGACTTTTGGCGGAATTAATCTGGAAGATATTAAAGCTCCCGAGTGTTTTGAAATTGAAGAAGAATTAAAACGTACAATGAACATACCCGTTTTTCATGATGATCAACACGGAACTGCAATAATTTCTTGTGCTGCGTTAATAAATGCCGCTGAATTAGCTAATAAAAAACTTGAAGATTTGCGATTAGTTGTTTCTGGTGCCGGAGCTGCAGCAGTTTCGTGCTGCAAACTTTACATTAGAGCCGGAGTAAAGGTTGAAAATATTGCAATGTTCGATTCAAAAGGTCATATTCACAAAGGTAGAACCGATTTAAATTCCCAGAAAATGGAATTTGCACAAGATGTTCATTTTCCTACTTTGGAAGACGGAATGAAAAATGCTGATGTATTTATCGGACTGTCAAAAGCAAATGTGGTTTCAAAGGAAATGGTAAAATCAATGGCACCAAATCCTATTGTGTTTGCTATGGCAAATCCCGATCCTGAAATTACATATGAGGATGCAGTCTCTGTAAGAACAGATATAATTATGGCAACAGGAAGAAGCGATTATCCAAACCAAGTAAATAATGTTTTGGGATTTCCATTTATTTTCAGAGGTGCTTTGGATGTAAGAGCGAGCGCAATTAATGAAGAAATGAAAATGGCAGCAACAAAAGCATTGGCATCATTAGCAAAAGAAAAAGTTCCGGATGCTGTTATTCGTGCTTATGGAGGAACTGATTTTGAATTTGGAAAAGAGTATATAATTCCCAAACCTTTTGATGCAAGAGTATTGTGGAAAGTGGCACCAGCGGTTGCAAAAGCTGCAATGGAAACTGATGTTGCGCGCATTAAAATTGAGGATTGGATAAAATATGAAGAGCAATTGAAAGAACGTCTTGGATATTCAACTGAAATAATTAGAATGATGATTCACAAAGCACAAAAAAATCCAAGAAAAATTGTTTATGCAGAAGGTGAAGAAGAAAAAATTATCCGCGCTGCAAATTCTGCTCTTAATGATAATATCAGCATTCCTATTTTGATTGGGAACAAACAAATTATTGAACAAAAATTAGATGAACTTGGGTACAATAAAAATAAATTTGAAATAGTTGATCCAAATAATTTTGCCAAACATGATGACTATGCAAATGAATTTTATAAGCTTAGACAACGAAAGGGCGTAACATTAAACGAAGCAAAGGAATTAATGAAACTCCCTAATTATTTAGGCTCAATGCTTGTTTTAATGGGAGATGCCCATGCATTAATTGGCGGATTGGGACATAGTTATCCCACAACAATAAAACCAGCTTTAGAAACAATTGGTGTTAAAAAAGGAATAAAAGTTGTCTCCGGTTTATATATTGTTATAATAAATCGTAAAGTATATTTCTTGGCAGATACAACCGTTAATGTAAATCCTAATGCTGAACAGCTTGCGGAAATTGCAATCAGTGCTGCAGATACGGCAAAACAATTTGATATTCAACCTGTTGTTGCGATGCTCTCATTTAGTAATTTCGGAAGCACTCATTACCCAGAATCAACAAAAGTAAGAGATGCCGTAAAAATTGTAAATGAATTACGACCTGATATAATAATCGATGGCGAAATGCAAGCAGATACAGCTGTTGTTCCTGAAATTTTAGAAAATGAATTTCCATTTGCAAAAATTAAAGGCGGAGCAAATGTTTTAATTTTCCCAAATCTTGATTCGGGAAATATTGCATACAAACTTCTTGATAGATTAACTGAATCAATAGTTATCGGACCAATTTTAATGGGAATGAAAAAACCGGTTCATGTTTTACAAAGAGATGTAACAGTTGATGATATAATTAATTTATCAGCAATTGCCGCTGTAGAAGCAATGAATAATAAATAA
- a CDS encoding DUF4126 domain-containing protein, which produces MINFDSVISFLLGVSLAAAVGFRIFVPLLIMSIASLLGYLNISSGFEWIGTIPALIIFGAATLFEIAGYYIPFIDNFLDTISSPAAVIAGSIVMASSIVELDPLIKWVLAIVAGGGAAGLVQSLTTITRGASSVTTGGIGNHIVSTTEAGASFGISILAILFPIFIGILIILFLLWTVKKVYNKLLKPSSN; this is translated from the coding sequence ATGATAAATTTTGATTCTGTAATAAGTTTTTTATTAGGCGTAAGTCTTGCCGCAGCTGTTGGCTTTAGAATTTTTGTTCCACTGCTGATTATGAGCATTGCATCATTGCTTGGTTATTTAAATATTTCTTCCGGATTTGAATGGATTGGAACAATTCCAGCATTAATAATTTTTGGCGCTGCCACACTTTTTGAAATTGCCGGATATTACATTCCTTTCATTGATAATTTTTTAGATACAATTTCTTCACCCGCGGCTGTAATTGCCGGATCAATTGTAATGGCGTCATCAATTGTTGAATTAGATCCGTTAATTAAATGGGTTCTTGCCATTGTTGCCGGAGGCGGCGCTGCCGGATTGGTTCAAAGTTTAACAACAATTACACGCGGAGCTTCATCGGTAACAACTGGTGGAATTGGCAATCATATTGTTTCAACAACCGAAGCGGGAGCTTCCTTTGGAATTTCAATTCTCGCAATTTTATTTCCAATTTTTATTGGCATTTTAATCATTCTTTTTCTATTGTGGACTGTTAAAAAAGTTTACAACAAATTACTTAAACCAAGTTCAAACTAA